A DNA window from Hevea brasiliensis isolate MT/VB/25A 57/8 chromosome 2, ASM3005281v1, whole genome shotgun sequence contains the following coding sequences:
- the LOC131174550 gene encoding histone acetyltransferase GCN5-like isoform X7 produces MDSHSHLTIPNRSRSSQSPSPSHSASASATSSIHKRKLAAAASAASEDHAPPFPPSSFSADTRDGALTSNDDLESISARGADSDSDADDSDAVVDDDEDEFDNDSSMRTFTAARLETNAGASATGAGSGGGGGPSARNTKLKMENSTVKIEKSDGGKDGGPTGTSAVGSTTAGGSVAGIVTKEDAVKIFTENLQTSGAYSAREESLKREEEAGRLKFLCLSNDGIDEHMIWLIGLKNIFARQLPNMPKEYIVRLVMDRSHKSVMVIRRNQVVGGITYRPYVSQKFGEIAFCAITADEQVKGYGTRLMNHLKQYARDIDGLTHFLTYADNNAVGYFIKQGFTKEIYLDKDRWQGYIKDYDGGILMECKIDPKLPYTDLSTMIRRQRQAIDEKIRELSNCHIVYTGIDFQKKEAGIPKKIIKVEEYPGFREAGWTPDQWGHSRFNAFNTSTDSATNQKHWTVFMRSLLKKPLMIMKVCCKKTVKCSHDTVAKEMYIDEYWRD; encoded by the exons ATGGATTCTCACTCTCACCTAACCATACCCAATCGCTCTCGCAGCTCCCAGTCTCCGTCCCCCTCTCACTCTGCTTCCGCCTCCGCCACTTCGTCCATTCATAAACGGAAGTTGGCAGCAGCCGCCTCGGCTGCGTCTGAAGACCACGCCCCTCCATTTCCTCCGTCTTCTTTTTCCGCTGACACTCGAGATGGAGCACTGACGTCCAATGATGACCTGGAGAGCATCTCGGCCCGTGGAGCTGACTCTGACTCCGATGCTGACGATTCAGACGCTGTCGTTGACGATGATGAAGACGAGTTTGATAATGACTCCTCTATGCGTACGTTCACTGCTGCCCGCCTGGAGACTAATGCTGGAGCCTCGGCTACCGGCGCTGGTTCAGGTGGAGGAGGCGGGCCCTCGGCACGCAACACGAAGCTGAAGATGGAAAATTCGACGGTAAAGATTGAAAAGTCGGATGGCGGGAAGGATGGTGGACCTACGGGGACTAGTGCCGTGGGGTCTACCACCGCGGGCGGCTCCGTAGCAGGGATAGTGACGAAGGAGGACGCGGTAAAGATTTTTACCGAAAATTTGCAAACTAGTGGAGCTTATAGCGCTAGAGAAGAAAGTTTGAAGAGAGAG GAGGAAGCCGGAAGACTCAAGTTTCTATGTCTTTCAAATGATGGCATTGATGAACATATGATTTG GTTGATAGGATTGAAGAACATATTTGCTAGGCAATTACCCAACATGCCCAAGGAGTATATTGTCCGTCTTGTGATGGATAG AAGCCATAAATCTGTAATGGTTATCAGACGCAATCAGGTTGTTGGTGGCATCACATATCGTCCATATGTCAG CCAAAAGTTTGGGGAGATAGCTTTTTGTGCAATCACAGCGGATGAACAAGTAAAAGGTTATGGTACGAGATTGATGAATCATTTGAAGCAGTATGCACGTGATATTGATGGGCTAACACATTTTCTGACATATGCTGATAATAATGCTGTTGGTTATTTCATCAAACAG GGTTTTACCAAAGAGATTTACTTGGACAAGGATCGATGGCAAGG GTATATTAAAGACTATGATGGAGGTATTCTTATGGAATGCAAAATTGATCCAAAACTCCCATACACCGATTTATCTACCATGATTCGTCGCCAAAGGCAG GCAATTGATGAAAAGATTAGAGAGCTATCTAATTGTCACATTGTTTACACTGGAATTGATTTTCAGAAG AAAGAAGCTGGTATTCCTAAAAAGATCATCAAAGTTGAGGAATATCCTGGCTTCA GGGAGGCTGGATGGACTCCTGATCAATGGGGCCATTCTCGTTTCAATGCATTTAATACTTCCACAGACAGTGCCACAAATCAAAAGCATTGGACTGTATTCATGCGCTCACTTTTGAAG AAGCCTTTAATGATCATGAAAGTTTGCTGCAAAAAGACAGTGAAGTGTAGTCATGATACAGTGGCAAAGGAAATGTATATTGATGAATATTGGCGTGATTGA